From Rutidosis leptorrhynchoides isolate AG116_Rl617_1_P2 chromosome 3, CSIRO_AGI_Rlap_v1, whole genome shotgun sequence, a single genomic window includes:
- the LOC139898463 gene encoding pentatricopeptide repeat-containing protein At4g20740 — protein MPSQAARKNFNFISGHHKATHHNRTNFDLQKWTPQECIPTVPPGPSESQQFFSVAQTLSPIARYIVDSFRKHKHWGPQVVADLNKLRRVTPKLVTEVLKVQSDPVISSKFFHWAGKQKGYKHDFASYNAFSYCLNRNNKFRAADQVPELMNMQGKPPSEKQFEILIRMHSDSNRGLRVYYVYEKMKKFGVKPRVFLYNRIMDSLVKTGHLDLSLSVYNDFKKDGLIEEGITFMILIKGFCKSGRVEEAIELLNRMRKLCKPDVFAYTAMIKILVSEGNLNGCLRVWEEMVSDKVQPDVMAYSTLITGLCKENRVENGYEFFKDMKKKRYLIDRSIYGSLIEGFVNAGKVGFACDLLKDLMESGYRADLMIYNHLIKGLCNLKHVNKARKLFMVTIDEDLKPDFETVNPMLVCYAELRNFDELFKLLAQMENLGFKVMDDLVKFFNLMVEDKDKVVMALEVFDNLKSKGYYSVPIYNILIQALYMFDEVQKALTLFQELTESNLEPDLCSYSNVISCFIKVGDIHKACSCYNKIKEMSLIPSVDSYVSLVKGLCKVGELDSVFMLVRECLANVTSGPREFKYFLRIVHICKTNDANKVMEVIGEMVQDGCEPDDVIYCAVISGMCRYGTIEEGRKVFLRMRESKMLTESDMVLYDDLLIEQTKKKTADLVLSGLKFFGLESKLKSKGSNLLPITT, from the coding sequence ATGCCTTCCCAAGCTGCAAGAAAAAACTTCAACTTTATCTCTGGTCATCACAAAGCAACTCATCATAACCGCACCAATTTCGATCTCCAAAAGTGGACCCCACAAGAATGTATCCCTACCGTTCCACCCGGACCCTCTGAGTCGCAACAGTTCTTTTCGGTCGCCCAAACACTATCACCGATCGCCCGTTACATTGTCGATTCGTTTAGAAAACATAAACATTGGGGCCCACAGGTGGTTGCTGATCTCAACAAGCTCCGCCGTGTCACCCCAAAACTCGTTACCGAAGTACTTAAAGTTCAGTCAGATCCAGTTATTTCCTCCAAGTTCTTCCATTGGGCTGGtaagcaaaaagggtataaacatgATTTCGCTAGTTATAATGCATTTTCTTATTGCTTGAATCGAAACAATAAGTTTCGAGCAGCTGATCAAGTACCCGAGCTGATGAATATGCAAGGCAAACCACCATCTGAAAAGCAATTTGAAATCTTGATTAGGATGCATTCTGATTCCAACAGGGGTCTTAGGGTTTACTATGTGTATGAAAAAATGAAAAAGTTTGGTGTGAAACCTCGAGTTTTTTTGTACAATAGGATCATGGATTCTCTTGTGAAAACGGGTCATTTGGATTTATCGTTATCAGTTTATAACGATTTCAAAAAAGATGGATTAATTGAAGAGGGTATAACTTTTATGATTTTGATAAAAGGGTTTTGTAAATCGGGTCGGGTAGAAGAGGCTATCGAGCTTTTAAACAGAATGAGGAAGTTGTGTAAACCAGATGTGTTTGCTTATACTGCAATGATTAAAATATTGGTTTCTGAAGGAAATTTAAATGGATGTTTGAGGGTATGGGAAGAAATGGTTAGTGATAAAGTACAGCCCGATGTTATGGCTTACTCGACTTTGATTACGGGTTTATGTAAAGAAAACCGGGTCGAAAACGGGTATGAATTTTTTAAAGATATGAAAAAGAAACGGTATTTAATAGATAGGTCTATTTACGGGTCATTGATAGAAGGATTTGTGAATGCTGGAAAAGTTGGATTTGCATGTGATTTGCTTAAAGATTTAATGGAATCAGGATACAGGGCAGATTTAATGATATATAATCATCTTATAAAAGGATTATGCAACTTGAAACATGTCAATAAAGCACGCAAACTTTTCATGGTTACAATCGATGAAGATCTTAAACCGGACTTTGAAACTGTTAATCCGATGTTGGTTTGTTATGCAGAGTTAAGAaattttgatgagttgtttaaatTGCTTGCACAAATGGAGAATTTGGGTTTCAAAGTTATGGATGATCTTGTTAAGTTCTTTAATCTGATGGTAGAAGATAAAGATAAGGTTGTAATGGCTTTAGAAGTGTTTGATAATTTGAAATCGAAAGGTTATTACAGTGTTCCGATATACAATATTCTTATTCAGGCGCTTTATATGTTTGATGAGGTGCAGAAGGCGTTAACTTTGTTTCAAGAATTAACGGAATCCAATTTGGAACCTGATTTATGCAGTTATAGTAATGTGATATCTTGTTTTATTAAAGTTGGAGATATACACAAGGCTTGTTCGTGTtacaataaaataaaagaaatgtcATTAATTCCGTCTGTTGATTCGTATGTCTCGTTGGTTAAAGGTTTATGTAAAGTTGGAGAACTTGATTCGGTTTTTATGCTTGTTCGTGAATGTTTAGCTAATGTCACAAGTGGGCCCAGAGAGTTCAAGTATTTTCTTAGAAttgttcatatatgtaaaactaatgaTGCGAATAAGGTGATGGAAGTTATTGGTGAAATGGTGCAAGATGGTTGTGAGCCTGATGATGTCATATATTGTGCGGTTATTTCGGGTATGTGTCGGTATGGGACGATTGAGGAGGGTAGAAAAGTCTTTTTACGCATGAGGGAGAGCAAAATGCTTACTGAATCTGACATGGTTTTGTATGATGATTTGCTAATTGAACAAACGAAGAAGAAGACAGCCGACTTGGTTTTGTCGGGGTTGAAGTTTTTCGGGCTGGAGTCAAAGTTGAAATCAAAGGGCTCTAATCTTTTGCCAATAACAACGTAA